The DNA window GCAAGCCTTGGAGATAGTTAAGGGTGCTGAAGAAGTTTCTAAGCTCACTGGAATAAAAGTAGAGGACCCATCAGGTCCTAGAGAGGATTCTGAGGGCTGGGAGGAGCTCCAGAATTTAGTCAAGGATTACGCGAATTCCATCAGGAGGGTCAGGCCCAGCCTCCCCGTCACTCCACTAGGCAGGGGGATCGATGCAGTGCCAGTCGAGGAGGTATCCTTAGATGGGAGCATAAAATCGAGGAGGTACATAGTACAACTGAGGGAGATATCCCAGACTTTTGAGATAGCTCAAGCCTCCCTAGATTACTCGAAATCCATAGGGAAGCTTGAGGTACCTCAAGCCCTTACTGCAGCGAGCAAACTGGTTTTCGAGGAGGAGAAAGCAATTTTAGATGGGATAAAGGAGAAAGCGGGGATGAAGGTGGGAATATCTTCTTGGGATGAGCCCGGATCCGCTGTCAATGAGGTCGCATCAGCTCTATCCAAACTACTCTCCAACGGGTTCCCCGGGCCTTTTCTATTATTCCTCAGCCCCCCTAGGTACGCGAAACTAGTCTCAGTCCATGAGAGGACCGGTATAATGGAGCTTCATAGGCTCAAGGCCCTGATAAAGGATGTGATAGCCTCTCCAGCTATCAGCGATGAGGAAGCGGTCCTAATATCATCGAATCAGCAAGTGCTAGATGTAGTAATAGGCGCCGATACGGTCCTGGATTACATAGGGCCTATAGATGGATCTCACGCTTTCAGGCTCTGGGAGACACTGGCAGTCAGGGTGAAGGATCCCAGGGGCATTGTTTTAATGAGATGAGGGGAGTGGGGGCCATAGTCCGCCTTCTGTACTGGGGGGATTTGGCTAAGCGCCTACCTCCCGCTCGCCCCAGCTCCTCATAGCGGGAATCGGCTTGCACGCCGCCGGGGCCCCGTTTCACCGGTCCCTCGGGGATTCTCAGCCTCACCGGCATCACAGTCATCCCCCCGAGGACGTGTCGTTTCTGTGGGCCTCCCCACCCCTCTCGAGGTGCCTCCTTGCGGAGGGGCGGCGCTGGGGGCGTGGGCGGACCTTCCCCAGCTTAGAGCCGTAACCCCCGGCCCCCTCTCCCAGGATAGAGGGATCACTCATTATTAAAGTTACTTGAATATCTCCGGGCATATATTACAGCTGCGGTCGATCCCATCGATTGAACGATGGAACTCGCAAAGGAGCTTCCTCGATAGCAGCTCGGATGCTATCTTATAGATGCTGAAATTTATGTCCACTCTCTTCCCAGCTATTACCGATTCAGCTAGCTCATCAGTGAACTTCAACGCCTCTTCTAAATCCTCGAGCCTCAATATAGCTCCTCTCTTCATATTCAAGTATCTTGAGACATTTGAAACAGAAATACCTAAGATTTCCGCTATCTCAACCTCCAGGAGGCCCCTACTCCTCAAGTTCATTACTAAGAGCCTGTAGAGACTGGGGATTAAGTACCTATCAGCTAAGAAGAATGGGCTCTTCATTTAGAGCACCATTATCCTCTTCTTTATTTCCTCAGGGTTCTCCAATATTTCCGTGAGGTCCTCAACTATCTCCAGAGTACCCAGATATTTCCCATCATCGTCCCTGATGCCAACTACTATCACCCTCATTATCCTGTCACCGACCCTAGTCCAGAACTCCCTGCGGGGGAACTCCCCTCCCTTTATCTTCTTGACGTTGAGCATCACGTAACCCTCCAACCTGGGCGGGTGGCAGAAGTTCAACCTCCTCCCTATTATAGTCTTAGTCCTCACGAAGCCTCTCATGGTGGATTCTGTGTAGAACCTGACTCTATCGTTCTCATCAGCGAAAGTCAGCTCGATGGGCAAGTTCCTCAGGATCTTCTCCAGTTCCTTGACGCTCAAGAAACCAGTCTCCATCTCAATATCCCCTTCCTTCCTTATCTCATATTCATCGGGAGTCGCTGATGAAGCTAGAGCCCTGAACTCCATGGGCAATGCCGATAAATCCTTAACCTCCGGTACCAATTGATACGGATAGATGGGCTCTGCTTCAGGTGACCACTTCCCCAGCTCAACTCCCATATCCCCGAGGGTCTCATAGATCGCTGCCCACTCCCCCTCTGAGAATAGAGTCCAGCAAGCTGGGTAAAGTATCTTATTCTCCCTGAACACAAGATCTATGATCTCCTCCGATATTTCCTCAGAGAGGGAGGCTACTTTTTCCTTAGCATCTTCTTTCCCACTCTTAAACTCCTCTAAAGCCTCTCTCAATTCCCTCATCTTCACTATGATTTGATCCTCCCTCCCCCAGAGGACTCTTGGGACGGCCGTTATCCCTCTCCTCTCTAAATAGGGGAATATCAGCATCTGATTCTTCCTGTAATGGGATCTCAACTTCCTCAACTCACCTACGAGCTCCTCTATGGAATTAAGGACATCCTTCCCCTCCTTCAGAGCTCTAGCATAGAGCCCCAGCGCCTCAGCGTCCTTGATTAGCTCATCGTTCTCCCTCATGAGTATGTCTAGCGGATGCCCTTCTGGGACACCCTTGAGCTCTCTCTTAGCTAAAGAATCCCTGAAGAGTGCTACATGCAGATCGCATAGGCTCAGTATCTCCCTCACACTTACCCCCTCCTTGACGAGCTCTTGTTCTATCAGTGGGATCTCAAATGGCGATATATCAGATAATAAATCACCATACTTCTCCTTAAGCTCCTCAACGCTAGATCCACTGTGGAGGAGCTTTATCACATTCTTCAAGAGCTCCTTCCTCTCATCGAAACTACTCATCATATCACCATAGTTATAATAAGCTCGCACTTTATAAACTTGCCATATGGCAAATCGATCATTAAATGAGATATTTATTACAGTATTATCAACAATGTTTGAAAATTAACATGAAATTTATTTTTATGGATTATTTTTATTGACGCTATGAAAGCTCATCTCAGCTCAACTGAGCATGGCATGGTAAACTTTTTCAGTTATCGCTGGGGCTATGGAAGATGCCCGGAAGTAACTTCTACCCTTTGCCCCTCAAGAACCTCTACAAGCTCGCTACATCCATGAGGGAGCCCGATGTCAGCAGCATAATGTCCCTACTGAAGGTCAGTAAGAGGAGAGCTGAACAGTACGAGAAAACCTTGAACTGGATCTTGGGAAGAGTTAAAGATGCGAAATCCATGGATGAGTTCTTTGAAAGGGTAGCGGAGGCTCTCCTGAACGAATATAAGCTGGATAAGGCCTTCGCCCTCCTGATGGATAGGAGCATCCCCCTCTCCCCATCGAGCCTCTCGTCAGCGATCAAGGGGAACGGCATAAATATCAACGATACCGAGGCCAAAGCCATAATCTCATGGCTCAAGGAAGGAGGGTTCCTAAAGGAGAGGAGAGTCCCCATCTTAGCCCTCTCCTTAGAGGAGAGAGTGCTCGAGGATATAAGGAGCAAGGGCTCTTTGACATATTCAAGCCTCAGGAAGGTCTATGGTGATTCTGCGAGGCGAATAATATTCTCCCTATGGAAGAAGGGTCTCGTGAATGTCCCATCATTCGAGAAGTACAGGAAATTGCTTGAGAGCATCGATGATATCGATAAGATACCTGGAAACGTTTCGGGGAAGATATTCTCGAAATGGCAGGATAGGATAAGCGGGGAAGTTTACAGCGAGCTCGTGATACCTCTGAGGGAGAGGATATCGGCAAGGTGGCATTGATGAGCCCCGAACACTGGGAGGAGATAAGGCCAATTTATGAGAGCTTCAGGAAGCTTGAGAGCTCGACTATAAGATCGATATTCGAATTTTGGTCGGATAGGAGGCCCTTAGAAATCAAGCTGAGCTTAATGCATGAGATATTGGTGAACTCGAAGCGTCTGAAGGAGACTATGGAAAGTATAATCAGGTACTTGAGTGAGAGGGATTGGAGGGGGACGATAATAAGCATAGTTGGGGAATATGGATCAGGGAAGACGCAATTTGGCCATATTCTCATGAGAAGGCTGAGGGAAGAGGGAGTATTCTCGAAGATAATAACGATAAGCCCTCTGAGGGATGTTAAGGAGCTTCTACTGGAGGACCTGAGTTACGAGGGGCCCGCAGTCCTCATAATAGATGAGATAGATCAGCTCCTGGACGAGTTCGAGAGGGGGGAGAGGAGGGATATCGAATACTTAGCTGATCTGATCAGGGGAATAACTGAGGGAAGCTACGGGAACCCTCCAAGGGGATCCGTGATAATGCTGCTATCCAAGAGGGCTAGCGATACTATGAAGAGGGATAGGGCCCTGGGAAGCAGGCTAATGGACAGATCCAGGGAGTTCAGTCTCTCAATGAGCGATGATGAGAGGGAGAGAGCTAGTAAAGAGGCATTAAAGAAGATAATTGCCCTCTGGCTGGCCTATTTTGAGCAAAACGATGATATGAGGTATGCTATAAAGAGATCGCTTGATAAGATATACCCTTTCATGGAGAGGTTCGCCTCAGAGCTCTCGAGGACTAGGGAGATAGGTGGAGTTGTTAAGGGCCTCACAGATCTCTCATCAGAGATAATTAAAAATTTGGGGAGATTCGAGGATATGGGAAAGATAGAGGAGGGGAAGTTCGCTGAGGATCTCCTGAAGAAGTTCTTATTGAGCGAGGTGAGGAACATACAACTCAAGGTGAGGATAGGGGAAGTCACTAAGGATTACATAGCTGTATTCTCCGATGAGCCCCTCAGCGTTCCAGGGGCGAGGACTGATGCTCATTTCGATGTGTGGACCTTCGATCCAAATATAGGAATAAGGGGTGACTTACTAGTAGCTAGAGTAGGGATCGAGATAAAATATGGGAAGTATTGGATGGAGAAGTCCGATCAACTCCTTAAAATCGTGGAGAAGTATCCTCTTCTCCTGATATCGATAGCCGAGCTGGATGACGATGAGAGAACCGAGATCCGCGCTAAAATGGGTAGGAGGTTCGATATCATAGATATAAACCCGGATCTCTTCGAGTTACTTCATGTGCTGAAGGAAGATGCCACTCTGTGGTTTCTCAAGAAGTACTCGGTACTTGAGAGGGACCTGAAGGAATCCCTGGAGATCCTAATGGGGAGCTCCGTCAAGGTCAAGGAGGAAGTCAGCGAGAGGGATATCCTATCCGAAGCCTCTGTCAACATCTTAAGCTCCATTTTGAGGGAGTTGAGGAAAGCTAAAAGCTCTAAGAGGTATGATACTCTCTCGAACCTCATAGTTAGGACTATAGAGGATACCTTCAGGAAGTACGGAGCTAGCACCCCGCCCCTCTCGAGTAACGTGATCCTAGGGATAGTTAAAATACTTGAGAGGGAGGGGATGGGGAGGATAAGCCAGAGCGGGAAGAGCTTCAATATAGATAAAGATTGCAGGCTCAGGATAGAGGAGATAGAGCAGGATATGGAGAGAAGGAGGAGGATAGAGAGGGTGATATTCGACACCATATCGAAGCCCCTGGGTGCCACTCTTGAGCTCTGAAAAGTTAGAGGGGCTGAGATCAAGGGTCCTAATTTCCTGCGCTATAGCTTCCTTCCTAACTCCCTTTTCATCTTCCTCAATAGCCTTCCTCCTCCCCGAGATCTCCTCTCATTTCGGGGTAGAGGTAGCACTATCCAACTGGTCAGCTACAGCTTATCTCCTGGCCCTAGCATCCTCGATGGTCCCCTTCGGGAGGATCGCTGACTGGAAAGGTAGAGCGAAGGTCTTCCGGGCTGGCCTCGTCATATTCACGATATCCTCTATCGCAACTATCTTAGTTAGGGATTTCGGGTCCTTCATAGCCCTGAGGGTCCTGCATGGCCTGGGCTCATCTATGATATCAGCTACGAGCGTGGCTCTCATCTCCTCTATCTTTAGGGAGGGAAGGGGGAAAGCTATCGGGATAAATACAGCGGCAGTTTACATAGGACTGAGCTTAGGGCCACTCTCAGCTGGCTTATTATCAGATCTCATATCCTGGATCTCAATATTCCCTCTCACGGGCACATTATCCGGGGTCTCTCTTCTCCTCTCCGTGAACCTCCCCGAGCTCGGGGAGGGGGGATCGGGGCCCAGTTACTCCTCTTCCCTCCTCTTCTCAGCTTCAATGATCTGCCTGATCTACGGAATTTCGAATCTCGATAATATACTGGTTCTAGGATTCATATTAATGATCTCATGGCTCCTCTTGGAGCTGAGAAGGGGAGGGCTCATAGATCCCGAGCTCCTGAGGAATAGGAGCTACATGGCTTCCTCAACGGCTGCCCTGCTGAATTA is part of the Candidatus Korarchaeum sp. genome and encodes:
- a CDS encoding encapsulin, with product MLSKNPIELPEGRKFSKDEVAQALRLGIIAELDAINLYLQLAKSIDDEAVKRVFGDIAKEEKTHVGEFLALLKSLDEEQALEIVKGAEEVSKLTGIKVEDPSGPREDSEGWEELQNLVKDYANSIRRVRPSLPVTPLGRGIDAVPVEEVSLDGSIKSRRYIVQLREISQTFEIAQASLDYSKSIGKLEVPQALTAASKLVFEEEKAILDGIKEKAGMKVGISSWDEPGSAVNEVASALSKLLSNGFPGPFLLFLSPPRYAKLVSVHERTGIMELHRLKALIKDVIASPAISDEEAVLISSNQQVLDVVIGADTVLDYIGPIDGSHAFRLWETLAVRVKDPRGIVLMR
- a CDS encoding transcriptional regulator, whose amino-acid sequence is MKSPFFLADRYLIPSLYRLLVMNLRSRGLLEVEIAEILGISVSNVSRYLNMKRGAILRLEDLEEALKFTDELAESVIAGKRVDINFSIYKIASELLSRKLLCEFHRSIDGIDRSCNICPEIFK
- a CDS encoding DUF438 domain-containing protein, whose translation is MMSSFDERKELLKNVIKLLHSGSSVEELKEKYGDLLSDISPFEIPLIEQELVKEGVSVREILSLCDLHVALFRDSLAKRELKGVPEGHPLDILMRENDELIKDAEALGLYARALKEGKDVLNSIEELVGELRKLRSHYRKNQMLIFPYLERRGITAVPRVLWGREDQIIVKMRELREALEEFKSGKEDAKEKVASLSEEISEEIIDLVFRENKILYPACWTLFSEGEWAAIYETLGDMGVELGKWSPEAEPIYPYQLVPEVKDLSALPMEFRALASSATPDEYEIRKEGDIEMETGFLSVKELEKILRNLPIELTFADENDRVRFYTESTMRGFVRTKTIIGRRLNFCHPPRLEGYVMLNVKKIKGGEFPRREFWTRVGDRIMRVIVVGIRDDDGKYLGTLEIVEDLTEILENPEEIKKRIMVL
- a CDS encoding ATP-binding protein; translated protein: MSPEHWEEIRPIYESFRKLESSTIRSIFEFWSDRRPLEIKLSLMHEILVNSKRLKETMESIIRYLSERDWRGTIISIVGEYGSGKTQFGHILMRRLREEGVFSKIITISPLRDVKELLLEDLSYEGPAVLIIDEIDQLLDEFERGERRDIEYLADLIRGITEGSYGNPPRGSVIMLLSKRASDTMKRDRALGSRLMDRSREFSLSMSDDERERASKEALKKIIALWLAYFEQNDDMRYAIKRSLDKIYPFMERFASELSRTREIGGVVKGLTDLSSEIIKNLGRFEDMGKIEEGKFAEDLLKKFLLSEVRNIQLKVRIGEVTKDYIAVFSDEPLSVPGARTDAHFDVWTFDPNIGIRGDLLVARVGIEIKYGKYWMEKSDQLLKIVEKYPLLLISIAELDDDERTEIRAKMGRRFDIIDINPDLFELLHVLKEDATLWFLKKYSVLERDLKESLEILMGSSVKVKEEVSERDILSEASVNILSSILRELRKAKSSKRYDTLSNLIVRTIEDTFRKYGASTPPLSSNVILGIVKILEREGMGRISQSGKSFNIDKDCRLRIEEIEQDMERRRRIERVIFDTISKPLGATLEL
- a CDS encoding MFS transporter: MSSEKLEGLRSRVLISCAIASFLTPFSSSSIAFLLPEISSHFGVEVALSNWSATAYLLALASSMVPFGRIADWKGRAKVFRAGLVIFTISSIATILVRDFGSFIALRVLHGLGSSMISATSVALISSIFREGRGKAIGINTAAVYIGLSLGPLSAGLLSDLISWISIFPLTGTLSGVSLLLSVNLPELGEGGSGPSYSSSLLFSASMICLIYGISNLDNILVLGFILMISWLLLELRRGGLIDPELLRNRSYMASSTAALLNYSATYAITIILSNYLHGFLSPSEAGLILTIQPVIQAALSPIAGQASDRRSPHLIASLGMILIALGIALLIPLGSEGLSRVEISLVILGAGFALFASPNTVAALNSSPPKLYGSATAFLGSMRFMGQAISSSIITALMMIEEPLQAMNSALVIYVAISISGAILSIIARFWRAQVI